A genomic window from Natrinema sp. HArc-T2 includes:
- a CDS encoding lysostaphin resistance A-like protein, producing MDATSRSTAQTRVRRALERSQPWAFPTLYLGWAYLFWLPIVASGESVWSVPNVGLFLVGGMSPLLAGLVLLWLEEGRAGLADLRRRLTDRDRIEPRWWLVIVLFYPAFNLLAAGIALATGYTSAPLEVITTDRLLDPTALLLLVAVALVFPTIEEIGLRGYWFDQLQARWSALVASLILGVVWASWHVPLVYMAGYYEGTTFDPALWWWLPSIVLTAIIATWVYNNTQRSVLAVIGLHFVGNLTGETIGFSPELYPAVHLGTALVAIVLVVGWGPESLRGWGQPRPVSTLS from the coding sequence TGCGGCGGGCGCTCGAGCGCTCGCAGCCGTGGGCCTTTCCGACGCTCTATCTGGGCTGGGCGTACCTGTTCTGGCTCCCGATCGTCGCCTCCGGCGAGTCGGTGTGGTCGGTTCCGAACGTCGGGCTGTTCCTCGTCGGCGGGATGAGTCCGCTGCTCGCAGGGCTGGTGTTGCTGTGGCTCGAGGAGGGCCGTGCGGGCCTCGCTGATCTCCGGCGACGGCTGACCGATCGCGACCGCATCGAGCCCCGCTGGTGGCTGGTCATCGTCCTCTTCTATCCGGCGTTCAATCTGCTCGCCGCCGGCATCGCGCTCGCAACCGGGTACACGTCGGCGCCGCTCGAGGTCATCACGACCGACCGCCTGCTCGATCCGACAGCACTGCTCCTGTTGGTCGCCGTCGCGCTCGTCTTTCCGACGATAGAGGAGATCGGCCTCCGTGGCTACTGGTTCGATCAATTGCAGGCGCGCTGGAGCGCGCTGGTGGCGAGTCTGATCCTCGGCGTCGTGTGGGCATCGTGGCACGTGCCACTCGTCTATATGGCCGGCTACTACGAGGGAACGACCTTCGATCCGGCGCTGTGGTGGTGGCTCCCGAGCATCGTGCTCACCGCCATCATCGCCACATGGGTCTACAACAACACACAGCGAAGCGTCCTCGCCGTGATCGGGCTGCACTTTGTCGGTAATCTGACTGGTGAGACGATCGGATTCAGTCCCGAGTTGTACCCGGCTGTCCACCTCGGGACTGCCCTCGTGGCGATCGTGCTGGTCGTCGGCTGGGGCCCTGAGTCGCTTCGTGGCTGGGGGCAGCCCCGTCCCGTGTCAACGCTATCATAA